Within the Arachis duranensis cultivar V14167 chromosome 10, aradu.V14167.gnm2.J7QH, whole genome shotgun sequence genome, the region aacatgcaaattgATTTGACCTGCTAATATTTAATTGGTTCATCACTTCTTCTGTCTATATTTTCACAAGGACACTATATAAAGGCGACAGCGGTTGAATCGGTCAAAGCATCAAATATTATTAGGAAAATATTattaggaaaagtatagggaaATAATGAGAATACTAAATAATGCAAATAATCGATATGTTCAATTCAATAGGTATGCAGATGATTAtgttgattatttttaattggatgATTATTTTTGATTAGATTTACTCATACACAATTAACAATggttggatgttcaattcactatGTGTGCGGATTGTTATCCTAATGTTAGGATTTAAGAGGTAATTTAGGAGTGGagtattttttaactttatttagtcaattttagagcccattgttcacattatttacAAAAGTCATTGTATACCTAACAAAAGCTACTACGTGCGTATCAAAATATTTAGtaattcacttttttatttattaaatatatacaaaataataaatataaagttAGTCAATATGGTAAATTTTtcgttttaaattcaaatcttaaaaattattgaacaaAGAGTATTCTAGAAAAAAGAATTGTataccaaaacttttgtaaatctccattatatataattagattCAAAAGTGTTATTTGTAGACTAAAATCGTCTACTAATATATTGTGTATttgtatttcaatatatattttatactagcagttgattttggtatacacTTAACATGATTAAATCAGATTAGAtataacaaatatcttagaaatTTCGTTGATGTAAAGGCTTACTATTATTTTACAGTGGAATAGGTGTGAACAAGTTGAAGTAGTTAATCTTGTAGTTGCATTGTGATTCCTCTTTATTACTTTAATGTTAGTCCATTTAGAAGGAACAACAGAAGACCAATTAGAAGGAAACAAGCAGCTGAGTTGAATTCCTCCAGTCAAAATTTGGAACCATTCTAGAAACCAACCTTAGACCTTATTGCTATTCATTCATTGTTGATGGAAGCTTCGAGTTTGCTTGAGAAGAAGGGATTTATTTggaacttgaagatcaagaaaattAATCAGAATACAAGAAAAAACAAAGTAGAGAGACTAAGAGAGTAAAGAGCATCATGGCATGTTGTTGTGTGCCTTTGAACAACAATAAGAACAACTTGGATGTTAGCTTCTTTGTTTTCAAGCCAACCTTTGTGGTGGTTGATGATGAAGCTGTTGTTCATGTCCTCAAACACTTCTCCTTGAGTACTCACACCCTTGGTTGTCTTCAAACCTCTATCTTTAGGAGCATCCATGGAAAcatggtaactaacttcatcCATACTAGTAACTCTCCTTTATCAATCAATCTTcagtttttctttattttgtgtgtgtaaaaagtaaaaactctGCTGACTAGTTAGTTTATGGAAACCCCATTAAATTCTTCTATTGGATTGTGCTGCATATATATCCCAAAATGATGTTAtagtatttttcttattatcaGTTTTGTTTTCCACGTAGGTTTTGGACACAAGATGAAGATTTTACTTTGGagctgtttttgtttttttcagtGAATGACAGCTTCAAGTTCCATTGCTCCATGGTACTTTACCATCTGTAATGGTTGAATCTGCCAACaattcacacacacacacacatatagcTTTTCAAACTTTTGAATCTGTTTAGTTCATTCATTTTTAATAAGTGTTTCTAAAACAATATGATTTATCTTATTTGTTATTCCCTTCTTTCCAATAATAActctgatttttgaaaatttggttcATCCTATTCTAATCCCTAAGAATAAGAGTTTCATTGGAGCCAATTTGATCTTGTAATTTAGTTAAGTTCAGGAGAAACACTGCTGTCATTGTTTTTGttaatgttgcaagtgtgaggagtgttaAAGTTAGTCTCACatcaaagaaaataaggaagagtgaggagtttataagatgagataCCCATTATTAACTTGACActttaaggttttgagttggatatgGCGTTTTCTTATCTTATGTTATCTCACTTGATTGCTCGTTTCATTGATCATTTAATGCACTTAcatttctttcttattttatttatgtatgcaATAAGCTGAACTTTGCTGAATATTTTGTGGCTTATGATCAGATCATATGGTATGGTGCATGGCAGAAGAGGTCCAACAAGGAAAAAGAACAGCTTATCGCAACCCTTGTAAGTTTAGCCCCTCAATAATTAAATTCAGATTTGTATGAGAAGAGTTTACTTGGTGAGAGGTGTATGgaaagattttattttgttttaattatcaAGATCAGAGAACCCTTTTAAGGGACTAAAAACAGAACAGTTAAAATGAACACAACCAACTCTTAGAAAATAAACATCTAAACAGAACCCTGAAATGTTTTAATATATCCAACCTTGTTATTCATTGAGCTCTATGGAAAATCAAATTTCTTCTTAGTGCATGTTTGAGCACCATTATTTcgttaaaaaaagatattttttcaatgaaaaaagatctttttttattttttaatgtgtttagcaaatttctagtagtaaaaataaaagcactagtaaaataaaaaaaatcttttttgagaaactgtaatttacatttttttttaaaatatctttttttcttaaaaaaaaatatgtttttcatgtaataaataaacaaaaaagtacttttatattgttatacccaaacataattgatagataaaaagacatttttacatgagatatccaaatataaaattacttttacttctctataagatcttttaaaaaaagataactcgaaaaaagatcttttcttaaaagctcACCCAAAGAAGCCCTTAAtactccttttctttctttatctatTGTTTGGAAAAGAGTACACTACCCTTACTATTATCATATTACACTCATCAAAGAATGTAGGCTGAAAATTTTCCTCTTCACTCAAGTTCAAATTATCTTTTTGTTTAACAGAAATCAATGATAAACAACATATCAAGCATGACTACATTAATTGAATACACCTTTCTTGAAGCATACGCCGGAGAATCAAGAGATGGATCTTCAACTGCTAAATTCTCCAATGGGGACATAATTTCCATTCATTCAGCAGCCACCACTAGTGGTGACCTCAATGATCTTTGCTATGCTGTCCTTGCAATTTTCAGGTCTCGATTCGACAAGATAGAAGGCGCGACAGCAGGCCTTTGCTTGAAAGCACAGAGCAGGCCAGGAGTGGTGTGCATGCATGTGTGGAAGTCTCTCCATTTTTGTTACTCATATATTCTCAATTCTGACCATAGAAATTGGATGATGCCATATCTTGAACGTTTCTCTT harbors:
- the LOC107468127 gene encoding uncharacterized protein LOC107468127 isoform X2, producing the protein METWFWTQDEDFTLELFLFFSVNDSFKFHCSMIIWYGAWQKRSNKEKEQLIATLKSMINNISSMTTLIEYTFLEAYAGESRDGSSTAKFSNGDIISIHSAATTSGDLNDLCYAVLAIFRSRFDKIEGATAGLCLKAQSRPGVVCMHVWKSLHFCYSYILNSDHRNWMMPYLERFSLEMKYDIFRVVYVSDADNLVKHSYVSPHQMFQNGKENMQKQVL
- the LOC107468127 gene encoding uncharacterized protein LOC107468127 isoform X1 yields the protein MACCCVPLNNNKNNLDVSFFVFKPTFVVVDDEAVVHVLKHFSLSTHTLGCLQTSIFRSIHGNMIIWYGAWQKRSNKEKEQLIATLKSMINNISSMTTLIEYTFLEAYAGESRDGSSTAKFSNGDIISIHSAATTSGDLNDLCYAVLAIFRSRFDKIEGATAGLCLKAQSRPGVVCMHVWKSLHFCYSYILNSDHRNWMMPYLERFSLEMKYDIFRVVYVSDADNLVKHSYVSPHQMFQNGKENMQKQVL